The following coding sequences lie in one Arabidopsis thaliana chromosome 3, partial sequence genomic window:
- a CDS encoding cryptic loci regulator (unknown protein; Has 28 Blast hits to 28 proteins in 10 species: Archae - 0; Bacteria - 0; Metazoa - 0; Fungi - 0; Plants - 28; Viruses - 0; Other Eukaryotes - 0 (source: NCBI BLink).), whose product MDSPMSTSSIDGDEDWECYEDDGFVYNRKKRTRFADAEETSKPPDPELDRVVEERNRRIRKKRLLVKLKRKYQSEIDQWEILSNSFNAMQEKADRFQTAQREERLNANETMSFPGNSSSTTEGGREFGGEDASKSPSSMLDQLLFTVERQEAVINEVSKLCEVTENICRVEEEETKQSFFDLPIWSSPTDLMASLCGD is encoded by the exons ATGGACTCACCGATGTCAACGAGTTCCATAGACGGAGACGAAGATTGGGAATGTTACGAAGACGATGGCTTCGTTTACAATCGAAAAAAGCGAACCCGTTTCGCCGACGCTgaagaaacatcaaaaccGCCGGATCCGGAGTTAGATCGGGTGGTAGAAGAGAGGAATCGAAGGATACGGAAGAAGAGATTACTGGTGAAGCTCAAAAGAAAGTACCAGAGTGAGATCGACCAGTGGGAGATTTTATCGAATAGTTTCAATGCTATGCAAGAGAAAGCAGATCGATTTCAAACGGcgcaaagagaagagaggttAAATGCGAACGAAACGATGTCGTTTCCTGGGAATTCTTCCTCTACAACAGAAGGAGGCCGAGAATTTGGCGGAGAAGATGCTTCTAAGTCGCCGTCGTCTATGCTCGACCAACTTCTTTTTACG GTGGAAAGACAAGAAGCGGTAATCAACGAAGTCTCAAAGCTATGTGAAGTTACAGAGAACATATGTagagtggaagaagaagaaacgaagcAGTCCTTCTTTGATCTTCCCATATGGAGCTCACCAACGGATCTAATGGCATCGCTTTGTGGTGATTAA
- the GC6 gene encoding golgin Putative 6 (golgin candidate 6 (GC6); FUNCTIONS IN: protein transporter activity, binding; INVOLVED IN: intracellular protein transport, Golgi vesicle transport, vesicle fusion with Golgi apparatus; LOCATED IN: cytosol, Golgi apparatus; EXPRESSED IN: 23 plant structures; EXPRESSED DURING: 15 growth stages; CONTAINS InterPro DOMAIN/s: Uso1/p115 like vesicle tethering protein, C-terminal (InterPro:IPR006955), Armadillo-type fold (InterPro:IPR016024), Uso1/p115 like vesicle tethering protein, head region (InterPro:IPR006953); Has 8674 Blast hits to 6651 proteins in 794 species: Archae - 167; Bacteria - 1154; Metazoa - 4083; Fungi - 784; Plants - 382; Viruses - 31; Other Eukaryotes - 2073 (source: NCBI BLink).), producing MDLASRYKGVVGMVFGDNQSSNEDSYIQRLLDRISNGTLPDDRRTAIVELQSVVAESNAAQLAFGAAGFPVIVGILKDQRDDLEMVRGALETLLGALTPIDHARAQKTEVQAALMNSDLLSREAENITLLLSLLEEEDFYVRYYTLQILTALLMNSQNRLQEAILTTPRGITRLMDMLMDREVIRNEALLLLTHLTREAEEIQKIVVFEGAFEKIFSIIKEEGGSDGDVVVQDCLELLNNLLRSSSSNQILLRETMGFEPIISILKLRGITYKFTQQKTVNLLSALETINMLIMGRADTEPGKDSNKLANRTVLVQKKLLDYLLMLGVESQWAPVAVRCMTFKCIGDLIDGHPKNRDILASKVLGEDRQVEPALNSILRIILQTSSIQEFVAADYVFKTFCEKNTEGQTMLASTLIPQPHPTSRDHLEDDVHMSFGSMLLRGLCSGEADGDLETCCRAASILSHVVKDNLRCKEKALKIVLESPMPSMGTPEPLFQRIVRYLAVASSMKSKEKSSTLGKSYIQQIILKLLVTWTVDCPTAVQCFLDSRHHLTFLLELVTDPAATVCIRGLASILLGECVIYNKSIENGKDAFSVVDAVGQKMGLTSYFSKFEEMQNSFIFSPSKKPPQGYKPLTRTPTPSEAEINEVDEVDEMVKGNEDHPMLLSLFDASFIGLVKSLEGNIRERIVDVYSRPKSEVAVVPADLEQKSGENEKDYINRLKAFIEKQCSEIQNLLARNAALAEDVASSGRNEQSQGSEQRASTVMDKVQMESIRRELQETSQRLETVKAEKAKIESEASSNKNMAAKLEFDLKSLSDAYNSLEQANYHLEQEVKSLKGGESPMQFPDIEAIKEEVRKEAQKESEDELNDLLVCLGQEESKVEKLSAKLIELGVDVDKLLEDIGDESEAQAESEED from the exons ATGGATTTGGCATCCCGTTATAAG GGGGTTGTTGGAATGGTTTTTGGCGACAATCAATCTTCTAATGAAGACAG TTACATTCAACGCCTGCTGGATCGTATAAGTAATGGTACCTTGCCTGACGATAGGAGAACTGCTATAGTAGAACTTCAGTCTGTTGTCGCAGAAAGTAATGCTGCTCAATTAGCTTTTGGAGCAGCCG GATTTCCTGTGATAGTGGGCATCCTAAAGGATCAACGAGATGATCTTGAAATG GTTCGAGGTGCTTTAGAAACTCTTCTTGGCGCTCTAACGCCAATCGATCATGCAAGGGCACAGAAGACTGAAGTCCAGGCAGCTCTTATGAACTCCGACTTGCTCTCCCGTGAAGCTGAAAATATCACTCTTCTTTTGAGTTTGCTG GAGGAAGAAGACTTTTATGTTCGATATTACACTCTTCAGATTTTGACAGCTCTGCTTATGAACTCTCAAAACAG GTTGCAGGAAGCTATTTTGACCACTCCTCGCGGTATTACTCGGCTCATGGATATGCTAATGGATAGAGAg GTAATCCGGAACGAGGCTTTGTTGCTTCTTACGCACTTGACTCGTGAAGCAGAG GAGATCCAAAAAATTGTTGTCTTTGAAGGTGcttttgaaaagatttttagCATCATTAAGGAGGAAGGGGGGTCAGATGGCGATGTGGTTGTGCAG GACTGTCTGGAGTTGTTGAACAATCTTCTTCGCAGCAGTTCATCTAACCAG ATATTACTAAGGGAAACCATGGGTTTTGAACCTATCatttcaattctaaaactGCGAGGGATTACATATAAGTTCACCCAGCAAAAG ACTGTTAATCTGCTTAGTGCACTGGAGACCATCAATATGCTGATCATGGGACGTGCAGACACGGAGCCTGGAAAAGATTCAAACAAGCTGGCAAATCGAACAGTTTTAGTTCAG AAAAAACTGCTAGACTACCTACTGATGTTGGGTGTTGAAAGCCAATGGGCGCCTGTTGCTGTTCGCTGCATG ACATTTAAATGCATTGGAGATCTAATTGATGGACATCCTAAGAACCGTGATATCCTTGCTAGCAAAGTTCTTGGTGAAGATCGGCAAGTAGAACCTGCACTCAATTCTATCCTCCGGATCATTTTACAGACGTCCAGTATTCAAGAGTTTGTTGCAGCTGATTACGTTTTCAAGACATTCTGTGag AAAAATACTGAGGGTCAAACAATGCTAGCTTCGACTTTAATACCTCAACCACATCCCACATCCCGAGATCATCTAGAAGATGATGTTCACATGTCATTTGGAAG TATGTTGTTACGAGGCCTTTGTTCTGGTGAAGCTGATGGTGATCTTGAG ACATGTTGCAGAGCTGCAAGCATTCTTTCTCATGTTGTCAAGGACAATCTTCGGTGCAAGGAAAAG GCTTTGAAAATCGTACTTGAATCACCGATGCCGTCCATGGGAACTCCAGAGCCTCTCTTTCAGAGGATTGTCAGATACCTGGCTGTTGCTTCTTCCAtgaaaagcaaagagaaaTCAAGCACACTGGGGAAATCATATATTCAACAGATCATTTTAAAACTGCTGGTGACATGGACTGTTGATTGTCCGACTGCAGTTCAGTGCTTTTTAGATTCCCGCCACCACCTAACGTTTTTGCTCGAGCTGGTAACAGACCCAGCTGCAACAGTTTGCATAAGGGGATTGGCGTCTATTCTATTGGGAGAATGCGTCATTTACAATAAATCAATTGAGAATGGTAAAGATGCTTTTTCTGTAGTTGATGCTGTGGGCCAGAAGATGGGGCTGACATCATACTTCTCAAAGTTTGAAGAGATGCAGAACAGCTTCATCTTCTCTCCCTCCAAGAAACCTCCACAGGGTTATAAACCGTTGACAAGAACACCCACGCCGAGTGAAGCCGAGATTAATGAGGTGGATGAGGTAGATGAAATGGTTAAAGGGAATGAGGATCACCCAATGCTCTTATCTTTGTTTGATGCTAGTTTCATAGGCTTAGTGAAGAGCTTGGAAGGTAACATCAGAGAAAGAATCGTGGATGTGTATAGTCGGCCAAAAAGTGAGGTGGCTGTAGTACCAGCAGATTTGGAGCAGAAGAGCggagaaaatgagaaagactACATCAACCGCTTGAAAGCCTTTATAGAGAAACAGTGCTCGGAGATTCAG AACCTTCTTGCTCGAAACGCTGCTTTGGCAGAAGACGTAGCTAGCTCTGGCAGGAACGAGCAATCTCAAGGATCAGAGCAAAGAGCAAGTACAGTAATGGACAAAGTTCAGATGGAAAGCATCAGACGAGAACTCCAAGAAACATCTCAGCGTTTAGAGACAGTGAAGGCTGAAAAAGCCAAGATCGAGTCTGAGGCATCAAGTAACAAGAACATGGCTGCAAAACTTGAGTTCGACCTAAAAAGCTTATCGGATGCATACAACAGTCTAGAACAGGCGAATTACCATCTTGAGCAGGAAGTGAAATCCTTGAAAGGAGGAGAGAGTCCCATGCAGTTTCCTGATATAGAAGCCATCAAGGAAGAAGTGAGAAAAGAAGCTCAGAAAGAGAGCGAAGACGAGTTAAATGACTTGTTAGTATGTTTGGGACAAGAGGAAAGCAAAGTCGAGAAACTAAGCGCGAAGCTGATAGAATTAGGAGTTGATGTTGATAAGCTTTTAGAGGATATTGGAGACGAATCAGAAGCTCAAGCGGAATCTGAAGAAGACTGA